The following are encoded together in the Poseidonibacter lekithochrous genome:
- a CDS encoding branched-chain amino acid ABC transporter substrate-binding protein, which produces MNLKKLTGALALSAVVASSLVAADTVKIGVQAPITGKYANEGQSIENFVKLIADEKNAAGGLLGKQIEVITCDDEAKAQKAAVCAKKLVNAGVIAVIGSYTSGATEAAQTTYYRNKVLQTSDGTSDSLIKRKYWTFFRNSFPNSSQSDFTAEYMVNDKKYKNIVVLSDYSSYSAGLGDATEASVKALGGNVVFRGKIKSGTQNFTAMLTKVKAMKPDVIYYSGYYTDGGLLRAQQQQLQINADFVGGDSNDNPDFYKLAGKAAEGTVLINFPTPEILPYEVAKKYLAAYKETFKMNPPSIWPVTNADGLRAVIEGIEKTNSFDTKKISDYIRNDMKDFPGITGPFNIRADGERVGAKFVVYKMKNDGTKNVVSE; this is translated from the coding sequence ATGAATTTAAAAAAATTAACTGGTGCTTTAGCACTTAGTGCTGTTGTAGCAAGCTCATTAGTAGCTGCTGATACTGTTAAGATTGGTGTTCAAGCACCAATTACTGGAAAGTATGCAAATGAGGGTCAAAGTATTGAAAACTTTGTAAAATTAATTGCAGATGAAAAGAATGCCGCAGGTGGACTTTTAGGTAAACAAATCGAAGTTATTACTTGTGATGATGAAGCTAAAGCTCAAAAAGCTGCTGTTTGTGCTAAGAAATTAGTAAATGCTGGTGTTATTGCTGTTATTGGTTCGTACACTTCAGGTGCTACTGAAGCTGCTCAAACTACTTACTACAGAAACAAAGTATTACAAACTTCTGATGGTACAAGTGATTCTTTAATTAAAAGAAAATATTGGACATTCTTTAGAAACTCATTCCCAAATTCATCTCAAAGTGATTTTACAGCGGAATATATGGTAAATGATAAAAAATACAAAAATATTGTAGTTTTATCTGATTATTCTTCATACTCAGCAGGTCTAGGTGATGCAACTGAAGCTTCAGTTAAAGCTCTTGGTGGAAATGTAGTATTCAGAGGTAAAATCAAATCTGGTACTCAAAACTTTACAGCAATGTTAACAAAAGTTAAAGCAATGAAACCAGATGTAATTTATTACTCAGGTTACTATACTGATGGTGGATTATTAAGAGCTCAACAACAACAATTACAAATCAATGCTGATTTCGTTGGTGGTGATTCAAATGACAACCCTGATTTCTATAAATTAGCTGGTAAAGCTGCTGAAGGTACTGTTTTAATTAACTTCCCAACTCCAGAAATTTTACCATATGAAGTTGCTAAAAAATATTTAGCTGCATATAAAGAAACATTTAAAATGAACCCACCATCAATTTGGCCAGTTACAAACGCTGATGGATTAAGAGCAGTTATTGAAGGTATTGAAAAAACAAATTCTTTTGATACTAAGAAAATTTCTGATTATATTAGAAATGATATGAAAGATTTCCCAGGTATTACAGGTCCTTTTAACATCAGAGCTGATGGTGAAAGAGTTGGTGCTAAATTCGTAGTTTATAAAATGAAAAACGATGGTACTAAGAACGTAGTTTCTGAATAA
- a CDS encoding DMT family transporter, producing the protein MILDNKLYVLPLILFVILLWAGNFVSISYIVKEMDVFTALTLRLAMVAILLFPFLRRLPNQSDFLVLFLATTAIVPGHFGLLFLSILNTKSVGGISVLIQLSIPFSILFAWLLFKDRPSNLRIVGLLIAFTGIVFLLYDPSLLDSRNAFILAIGSAFCLGIYFIIIKKLKNVKSLAVIAWTSLLGSPMMYIFMFYTNNSFSSILEIQNNSTLVAFCYTVIAGSILGHGLWAYLVKTQDISFISPFLLLVPMFAVVLSSIFLNEEITFSFIITSSVIVFGIFLVFISKNVKNNLKD; encoded by the coding sequence ATGATATTAGATAACAAACTTTATGTTTTACCTCTAATCCTTTTTGTAATATTACTTTGGGCTGGTAACTTCGTATCAATTTCATATATTGTTAAAGAGATGGATGTTTTTACAGCCTTAACATTGAGATTAGCAATGGTAGCAATACTTTTATTTCCATTTTTAAGAAGATTACCTAATCAAAGTGATTTTTTGGTTTTATTTTTAGCTACCACAGCAATAGTACCTGGACATTTTGGATTACTGTTTTTATCTATACTGAATACTAAAAGTGTAGGGGGTATATCTGTTTTAATTCAACTATCTATACCTTTTTCTATTTTATTTGCTTGGCTTCTTTTTAAAGATAGACCAAGTAATTTAAGAATTGTTGGTTTACTTATTGCTTTTACTGGGATTGTATTTTTATTATATGATCCAAGTTTATTAGATAGTAGAAATGCTTTCATTTTGGCTATTGGTTCTGCTTTTTGTTTGGGAATATATTTTATTATAATTAAGAAATTAAAAAATGTTAAGAGTTTAGCTGTAATTGCATGGACATCTTTATTAGGAAGTCCTATGATGTATATATTTATGTTTTATACAAATAATTCATTTTCTTCAATATTGGAAATACAAAATAATAGTACTCTTGTAGCATTTTGTTATACAGTAATTGCAGGAAGTATTTTAGGACATGGGCTTTGGGCTTATTTAGTAAAAACACAAGATATTAGTTTTATTTCTCCTTTTTTATTACTTGTACCTATGTTTGCTGTAGTTTTAAGTAGTATTTTTTTAAACGAAGAAATTACATTTAGTTTTATTATTACATCAAGTGTGATTGTTTTTGGGATTTTTTTAGTATTTATTTCAAAGAATGTCAAAAATAATTTAAAGGATTAA
- a CDS encoding branched-chain amino acid ABC transporter permease, which translates to MNRTTSIATLFLVVMAVFPFLVDSAWLSIGITFLVFAVVAFSQDIILGRAGIFNMGHAIFFGMGAYTTAILNVHFGFEIIATIPFAIIIPVIFSILLAGPIIHLRGDYLLVATIGFNIIFEQVLSNDVFGLTGGPNGIFGIDVVRIFGYELYSDTSIYYIAFGLLLITLLIIRNLDTSKYGRALYYINKNEIAAKSMGINISYYKLFAFALGAAIAGAAGAVFAIQYSAVSPESFNFMQSVMFFAIVLVGGSASLPGIIIGTFVMFVLPELFTEFKESRYLIFGAAMVLTMILRPNGVWPAKFGNIPSFLKKKVAKQEESK; encoded by the coding sequence ATGAATAGAACTACAAGTATCGCTACATTATTCTTAGTAGTAATGGCAGTTTTTCCATTTTTAGTTGATTCTGCTTGGTTAAGTATTGGTATTACATTTTTAGTATTTGCAGTTGTAGCTTTCTCTCAAGATATTATTCTAGGACGAGCTGGTATTTTCAATATGGGTCATGCTATTTTCTTTGGTATGGGTGCATATACGACGGCAATTTTAAATGTACATTTTGGATTTGAAATTATTGCAACTATTCCATTTGCAATTATCATTCCAGTTATCTTCTCAATTTTATTAGCAGGTCCAATTATCCACTTAAGAGGGGATTACTTACTTGTTGCAACTATTGGGTTTAATATTATTTTTGAACAAGTTTTATCAAATGATGTATTTGGTTTAACTGGTGGTCCAAATGGTATTTTTGGTATTGATGTAGTTAGAATTTTTGGATATGAATTATATTCTGATACTTCTATTTATTATATTGCATTTGGTTTATTACTGATTACTTTATTAATCATTAGAAACCTTGATACTTCAAAATATGGTAGAGCATTATATTACATAAACAAAAATGAAATTGCAGCAAAATCTATGGGAATTAATATCTCATATTACAAATTATTTGCTTTTGCTTTAGGTGCTGCTATTGCAGGTGCTGCAGGTGCTGTGTTTGCTATTCAGTATTCAGCTGTAAGTCCTGAGTCATTTAACTTTATGCAATCAGTTATGTTCTTTGCAATTGTACTTGTTGGTGGATCTGCATCCTTACCAGGAATTATTATTGGTACTTTCGTAATGTTCGTATTACCTGAGTTATTCACTGAATTTAAAGAATCAAGATACTTAATCTTTGGTGCTGCAATGGTATTAACAATGATTTTAAGACCAAATGGTGTATGGCCTGCGAAGTTTGGAAATATTCCATCTTTCTTAAAGAAAAAAGTAGCTAAACAAGAGGAGAGTAAATAA
- a CDS encoding proline racemase family protein, whose protein sequence is MEILQKIKDSKIKKDFLKLKTIDMHTGGEPLRVILDGYPKIEGKTILEKRNYVKNNLDYLRTTLMFEPRGHADMYGVLLVEPQNKDSDFGVIFMHNEGYSTMCGHATIAITKLAVELGWVEVIKPITNIKIDAPCGQLDSYATVDENGNVTSVSFKCVPSFVVALEEEVYVEDIGIVKYDLSYGGAFYAYINADSLELSLNKENYDKIISYGKKIKHAIVESKDNIKHPFEEDLSFLYGTIFITNSDMFHSKNVCVFADGEVDRSPTGSGVSGRAAIHYKKDEISLGESITIESILGSSFNVEVDSLIDYGSFEAVIPKVTGTAYITGEHTFYIDNEDVLKHGFFLR, encoded by the coding sequence ATGGAAATTTTACAAAAAATTAAAGATTCAAAAATTAAAAAAGATTTTTTAAAATTAAAAACTATTGATATGCATACTGGAGGAGAACCTTTAAGGGTTATTCTTGATGGTTACCCAAAAATAGAAGGTAAAACAATCTTAGAGAAAAGAAATTATGTTAAAAATAATTTAGATTATTTAAGAACTACTTTGATGTTTGAACCTCGTGGACATGCGGATATGTATGGAGTATTATTAGTAGAACCTCAAAATAAAGACTCAGATTTTGGTGTAATTTTTATGCATAATGAAGGTTATAGCACAATGTGTGGACATGCAACAATTGCTATTACTAAACTGGCTGTTGAGTTAGGTTGGGTAGAAGTTATAAAACCAATAACAAATATAAAAATTGATGCTCCATGTGGGCAGTTAGATTCTTATGCTACTGTTGATGAAAATGGAAATGTTACAAGTGTTAGTTTTAAATGTGTACCATCTTTTGTTGTTGCTTTAGAAGAAGAAGTTTATGTTGAAGATATAGGTATTGTAAAATACGATTTATCATACGGTGGAGCATTTTATGCATATATAAATGCTGATTCACTTGAGCTTTCTTTGAATAAGGAAAATTATGATAAAATAATATCTTATGGAAAGAAAATTAAACATGCAATAGTTGAAAGTAAAGATAATATAAAACATCCTTTTGAAGAGGATTTGAGTTTTCTTTATGGAACAATTTTTATCACTAATTCAGATATGTTTCATAGTAAAAATGTATGTGTCTTTGCCGATGGAGAAGTTGATAGAAGTCCAACTGGTTCAGGTGTTTCAGGACGTGCTGCAATACATTATAAGAAAGATGAAATTTCACTTGGTGAATCTATAACAATTGAAAGTATTTTAGGTTCGAGTTTTAATGTGGAAGTTGATTCTCTAATAGATTATGGATCTTTTGAAGCTGTTATTCCCAAAGTTACAGGCACAGCATATATTACAGGTGAACATACGTTTTATATAGATAATGAAGATGTTCTAAAGCATGGATTTTTTTTAAGATAG
- a CDS encoding ABC transporter ATP-binding protein — MVNNEILLDIKDLHVSYGAVSAIKGISLKVRRGEVVTILGANGAGKTTTLQTISGLLKPKSGHIVFDKNDITKCEAHDIVSLGMSHSPEGRRVFGILTVEENLMMGAYTLKDHDKETLEWIYDILPRLKERRKQLAGTLSGGEQQMLAIGRAIMSKPKLLILDEPSLGLAPILIKGIFKAVKEIAQSGVTVLLVEQNAKAALKLADRAYVLEVGKITHEGTAEELLNSETIQEAYLGKKH; from the coding sequence ATGGTTAATAATGAAATCTTATTAGATATAAAAGACCTTCATGTATCTTATGGTGCAGTATCAGCTATTAAAGGTATTAGTCTTAAAGTTAGACGTGGAGAAGTAGTTACAATTCTTGGTGCTAATGGTGCTGGTAAAACTACAACTTTACAAACTATTTCAGGTCTTTTAAAACCAAAATCTGGACATATTGTTTTTGATAAAAATGATATTACAAAATGTGAAGCACATGATATTGTATCTTTAGGTATGTCTCACTCTCCAGAAGGAAGAAGAGTTTTTGGAATCTTAACAGTTGAAGAAAACTTAATGATGGGTGCTTATACACTTAAGGATCATGATAAAGAGACTTTAGAGTGGATTTATGACATTCTTCCAAGGTTAAAAGAGAGAAGAAAGCAACTTGCAGGAACGCTTTCAGGTGGTGAGCAACAAATGCTTGCAATTGGTAGGGCAATTATGTCTAAACCAAAACTATTAATCCTTGATGAACCATCTTTAGGATTAGCTCCAATTTTAATTAAAGGTATTTTCAAAGCTGTTAAAGAAATTGCCCAAAGTGGAGTAACTGTTTTATTAGTAGAACAAAATGCAAAAGCTGCTTTAAAATTAGCAGACAGAGCTTATGTACTTGAAGTAGGTAAAATTACTCATGAAGGTACAGCTGAAGAATTGTTAAATTCAGAGACGATTCAAGAAGCATATTTAGGTAAAAAACATTAA
- a CDS encoding GntR family transcriptional regulator: MPENNLSAKAYKILEELIVTLKLEPGKTYSEKELMAVSDISRTPLREALLKLSNESLINIIPRRGIEISDINMTNQLAILETRRVLDSLLISRATKYATTLEKNKILEFKQHMKEAVKNKDVKEYLRNDKLLDQTIFDTARNEYAANATAPLHIRSRRFWYYFKGVDDLEASAKVHMDLIDAIIQSDEKKAIDLSDRIINNLVEVVKKYINI; this comes from the coding sequence ATGCCAGAAAATAATTTATCAGCAAAAGCTTATAAAATTTTAGAAGAATTAATAGTTACATTAAAATTAGAACCTGGTAAAACTTACTCAGAAAAAGAGTTAATGGCTGTATCAGATATTAGTAGAACTCCTTTAAGAGAAGCTCTATTAAAATTATCTAATGAATCGTTAATTAATATAATTCCAAGACGTGGAATTGAGATATCAGATATTAATATGACAAATCAGTTAGCAATACTTGAAACAAGAAGAGTTCTTGATAGTCTTCTTATTTCAAGAGCAACAAAATATGCTACGACTTTAGAGAAGAATAAAATATTAGAATTTAAACAACATATGAAAGAAGCTGTTAAGAACAAAGATGTAAAAGAGTATTTAAGAAATGATAAATTACTTGACCAAACTATCTTTGATACAGCAAGAAATGAATATGCAGCAAATGCAACGGCTCCTTTACATATAAGAAGTAGACGATTTTGGTATTACTTTAAAGGTGTAGATGATTTAGAAGCATCAGCAAAAGTGCATATGGATTTAATTGATGCAATAATTCAATCAGATGAAAAGAAAGCTATAGATTTATCTGACAGAATAATTAACAATCTTGTTGAGGTAGTAAAGAAATATATCAATATTTAA
- a CDS encoding ABC transporter ATP-binding protein yields the protein MKYVLEIENVSKFFHGLVAIDDLTIKVKPGQIYGIIGPNGAGKTTLFNCVTGIYTPEQGTIKYKGEDITGMEPHKIAQRGVLRTFQNIRLFKEMSVAENIIAGTHTKSNQKWYHSIVHTPAYKADELKHWKKVEELMEFFGLSAYADTPAGDLSYGNQRKIEMARALAANPEILILDEPAAGLNENETIELTNIILKIKEMGLGIMMIEHDMEMVMKLTDYITVINFGKEISQGLPSFVQDDPRVIEAYIGTDDDEEEE from the coding sequence ATGAAATATGTATTAGAAATTGAAAACGTTTCAAAATTCTTCCATGGATTAGTTGCTATTGATGATTTAACTATTAAGGTTAAGCCTGGTCAAATTTATGGGATTATTGGTCCTAATGGAGCTGGTAAAACTACACTTTTTAACTGTGTAACAGGGATTTATACTCCTGAGCAAGGAACTATTAAATATAAAGGTGAAGATATCACTGGAATGGAACCTCATAAAATTGCTCAAAGAGGAGTTTTAAGAACTTTCCAAAATATTAGATTATTTAAAGAAATGAGCGTTGCTGAGAATATTATCGCAGGAACTCATACTAAGTCTAATCAAAAATGGTACCACTCAATTGTTCATACTCCTGCTTACAAAGCAGATGAGTTAAAACATTGGAAGAAAGTAGAAGAGTTAATGGAATTCTTTGGATTAAGTGCATATGCAGATACTCCAGCTGGAGATTTATCATATGGAAATCAAAGAAAAATTGAAATGGCTAGAGCACTTGCTGCTAATCCAGAGATTTTAATTTTAGATGAGCCCGCAGCTGGTCTAAATGAAAATGAAACAATTGAATTAACAAACATCATCTTAAAAATTAAAGAGATGGGTCTTGGTATTATGATGATTGAACATGATATGGAAATGGTAATGAAGTTAACTGATTACATTACTGTTATTAACTTTGGAAAAGAAATTTCTCAAGGTTTACCTTCATTTGTTCAAGATGATCCAAGAGTTATTGAAGCTTATATTGGAACTGACGATGATGAGGAGGAAGAATAA
- a CDS encoding branched-chain amino acid ABC transporter permease gives MDIFLQQLINGLTIGSLYALVALGYTMVYGVMKLINFAHGDLVAFSAYVGLTIFTQFYGSNALNLVNIVIVFSLTAIVVAFVGVLLERLAYRPLRTAPRLSAVVSALGASLVIQNGIMLIWGPNMEIFPADVFPATSWNFGGVIISFTQLVILVLSAVLMIALYIFINKTKMGTAIRATAIDQDAAKLMGINVNRIIVIIFVVGSMLGAIGGLFIGIYYRGLTFDMGWLYGLNAFIAAIIGGIGSIPGAMLGGLLLGLFNAMIAGYISTEWAETFTFILLIVILILRPTGLLGEKTAEKV, from the coding sequence ATGGATATTTTTCTTCAACAGTTAATTAATGGTTTAACTATAGGAAGTTTATATGCATTAGTAGCTTTAGGTTATACAATGGTTTACGGTGTGATGAAGTTAATCAACTTCGCACACGGTGACCTTGTTGCCTTTTCTGCTTATGTTGGACTTACTATCTTTACTCAGTTTTATGGATCAAATGCACTAAATTTAGTGAATATTGTAATTGTATTTTCTTTAACAGCAATTGTAGTGGCTTTTGTGGGTGTTCTTCTTGAGCGTCTTGCATATAGACCTTTAAGAACGGCACCAAGATTAAGTGCTGTAGTTTCAGCGCTTGGAGCTTCATTAGTAATTCAAAATGGAATTATGTTGATTTGGGGTCCAAATATGGAAATCTTCCCAGCGGATGTATTCCCAGCAACATCTTGGAACTTTGGTGGTGTAATTATTTCATTTACACAATTAGTTATTTTAGTACTATCAGCTGTATTAATGATAGCACTTTATATTTTCATTAATAAAACAAAAATGGGTACAGCAATTAGAGCTACTGCAATAGATCAAGATGCTGCAAAACTTATGGGTATTAATGTAAATAGAATTATTGTAATTATATTTGTTGTTGGATCTATGTTAGGTGCTATTGGTGGTTTATTCATCGGTATTTACTATAGAGGTTTAACATTTGATATGGGATGGTTATATGGATTAAATGCCTTTATCGCTGCTATTATTGGTGGTATTGGATCTATTCCTGGAGCTATGCTTGGTGGTTTATTACTTGGATTATTTAATGCAATGATTGCAGGATATATTTCAACTGAATGGGCTGAAACATTTACATTTATTTTATTAATTGTAATCCTTATCTTAAGACCTACGGGACTTCTAGGTGAAAAAACGGCGGAGAAAGTATAA
- a CDS encoding DMT family transporter, translating to MLEFRLFIIGIQIQKLAYRYALIAILLWSTVATAFKISLQYLSPEELVLFSSLVSTLVLFAIVVYQKKLSDVKTHFKINYKRTILLGAINPFLYYLVLFKAYDLLPAQEAQAINYTWALMLTFLSVVFLKEKLTMSDIVAGIICYFGVLVIATKGEAFSLSFSNMDGVMLALLSTVLWAMYWILNAKAKVDPVVGLFSNFIVSMPMIIIYYLLTQPLRLPELSGFIAAGYVGLFEMGITFLFWLKAMQTATSTSKIANLIFISPFISLIFIYFIVGEKINVSTVLGLCAIIFGLVIQQSKLSK from the coding sequence GTGCTAGAATTCCGATTATTTATAATAGGAATTCAAATACAAAAATTAGCTTACCGGTATGCCTTAATTGCAATACTTCTTTGGTCTACCGTTGCAACAGCATTTAAAATTTCATTACAATATTTGTCTCCAGAAGAACTAGTATTATTCTCATCACTTGTTTCAACACTTGTACTTTTTGCAATAGTTGTATATCAAAAAAAACTCTCAGATGTAAAAACACACTTCAAAATTAATTATAAACGGACAATCTTATTGGGAGCTATAAACCCTTTTTTGTATTATCTCGTTTTATTTAAAGCATATGATTTATTACCTGCACAAGAGGCTCAGGCAATAAATTATACTTGGGCATTAATGTTAACTTTCCTTTCTGTAGTATTCTTGAAAGAGAAATTAACGATGAGCGATATAGTTGCTGGTATTATTTGTTATTTTGGTGTTTTAGTTATAGCAACAAAAGGTGAAGCTTTTTCTCTGAGTTTTTCTAATATGGATGGAGTAATGCTTGCATTATTGTCAACAGTTCTTTGGGCTATGTATTGGATATTAAATGCCAAAGCTAAAGTTGATCCAGTAGTAGGGTTATTTTCAAACTTTATAGTTTCAATGCCTATGATTATAATCTATTATCTTTTAACTCAACCCTTAAGATTACCAGAGTTAAGTGGCTTTATAGCCGCAGGATACGTGGGTTTATTTGAAATGGGTATTACTTTTCTTTTCTGGTTAAAAGCTATGCAAACTGCAACTTCTACATCAAAGATTGCAAATTTGATTTTCATTTCGCCCTTTATATCTTTAATCTTTATATATTTTATTGTTGGTGAAAAAATTAATGTATCAACAGTACTTGGATTATGTGCCATTATTTTTGGTTTAGTAATTCAACAATCAAAACTATCAAAATAA